From the genome of Thermogutta terrifontis, one region includes:
- a CDS encoding apolipoprotein N-acyltransferase — protein MSADRQTFLLAAIGAVLLWMALPPLDVAPLAWVGPCFWCALIGRSQPLKTREYLILAGVGFAFWMAALHWLRLPHWATSFGWVALSFYLAWYLPCFIGFSRIAVHLCRIPIPAAAATIWAGLEVARAHLLTGFTMASLAHTQYRWLSLIQVADLVGTYGVGWVMILVSGCLYLAAQRMAEFHRAGAYQRSNEVSSDAISAKKLTRYVLAAGRPLMAAGVVLGAVVVYGHYRLVVHAATPQTSTVRVALIQGSQDIRLEDGEEKRERIHRHYLELAFLAARQYRDLDLMVWPETVYGGLLIDADSHPAVPPEWRAKGKTDHEFVDQLVAAKRSSQAAMERLASQLASRLILGVETVAYTGSGIRYYNSAAFVGKCSTDEVFPKSANGGATNRRDSISVSPGASEGATHHSSETKGYCYLGRYDKMHLVMFGEYVPFADEFPPMRYLTPLSTNTTPGKVPKAFSVRGVRFCPNICFESVIPHLIRQQILELRKHGTEPDVLVNLTNDGWFWGSSELDMHLICGVFRAVETRKPFLIAANTGFSAVIDATGRILSQGPRRDVAILVTEVGKSDFHSWYLDYGIIPNTIFVSAVVLVVAVEILLRAIDRFWKRLPKSKGTTRQG, from the coding sequence TTGAGCGCGGATCGGCAGACGTTCTTGCTGGCGGCCATTGGGGCGGTTCTGTTATGGATGGCGCTTCCTCCTCTTGATGTGGCACCTCTGGCGTGGGTGGGACCGTGTTTCTGGTGCGCACTTATCGGGCGTTCACAGCCCCTGAAAACTCGAGAATATCTCATTCTCGCGGGAGTTGGATTTGCCTTCTGGATGGCGGCTCTTCATTGGCTTCGTTTGCCTCACTGGGCCACAAGTTTCGGCTGGGTGGCCCTCTCGTTCTATCTCGCCTGGTATTTGCCGTGCTTTATAGGTTTCAGTCGAATAGCCGTGCACCTCTGCCGAATACCGATCCCTGCGGCGGCTGCCACCATTTGGGCAGGGCTGGAGGTGGCGCGGGCACATTTACTCACGGGTTTTACCATGGCCAGCCTTGCGCACACCCAATACCGGTGGCTCAGCCTGATTCAGGTGGCTGACCTGGTCGGAACGTACGGCGTAGGGTGGGTCATGATTCTTGTTTCGGGTTGCCTTTATTTGGCGGCACAGCGCATGGCAGAATTCCACCGGGCTGGGGCATACCAAAGATCGAATGAGGTTTCTTCGGACGCGATCTCCGCAAAAAAACTAACTCGGTATGTCTTGGCTGCCGGTCGTCCACTTATGGCGGCAGGGGTCGTGCTGGGGGCGGTTGTGGTGTACGGCCATTACCGTCTGGTGGTCCACGCGGCAACGCCACAAACTTCGACCGTGCGGGTGGCCCTCATCCAGGGTTCGCAGGATATTCGACTGGAGGACGGTGAGGAGAAACGGGAGCGTATCCACCGTCACTATCTTGAATTGGCTTTCCTCGCGGCCAGACAATACCGTGACCTCGATCTCATGGTTTGGCCGGAGACAGTTTACGGGGGATTGTTGATTGACGCCGACTCTCACCCCGCTGTCCCGCCTGAATGGCGTGCCAAAGGAAAGACTGATCACGAATTTGTGGATCAGCTTGTCGCGGCGAAGCGGAGTAGCCAAGCAGCGATGGAACGCCTCGCGAGTCAACTCGCGTCAAGGCTCATTTTAGGCGTCGAGACCGTCGCTTATACCGGATCCGGGATACGCTATTACAACTCGGCCGCATTCGTGGGAAAATGTTCCACGGATGAAGTTTTTCCGAAATCCGCAAATGGTGGGGCCACGAACAGGCGGGATAGCATATCAGTCTCTCCAGGAGCTTCTGAAGGAGCAACACACCACAGCTCTGAGACCAAAGGGTATTGCTATCTGGGGCGCTATGATAAGATGCACCTGGTGATGTTCGGGGAATACGTGCCCTTCGCCGACGAATTTCCCCCGATGCGGTACCTCACACCATTAAGCACGAATACAACACCGGGCAAAGTGCCAAAAGCGTTCTCGGTGCGAGGTGTGCGGTTCTGCCCTAACATTTGCTTTGAGAGCGTGATTCCTCATCTTATTCGCCAGCAGATTCTCGAGCTGCGAAAGCACGGAACCGAACCGGACGTGCTCGTCAATTTGACAAACGACGGATGGTTCTGGGGATCGAGTGAACTTGATATGCACCTGATATGTGGTGTGTTTCGGGCAGTGGAAACCAGAAAGCCATTCTTGATTGCAGCCAACACGGGCTTTTCAGCGGTGATTGATGCGACAGGCCGAATCCTCTCCCAAGGGCCTCGTCGAGATGTGGCGATTCTCGTCACGGAGGTTGGAAAATCGGATTTTCACAGTTGGTATTTGGATTATGGAATCATCCCCAACACGATCTTTGTTTCTGCTGTTGTACTGGTTGTGGCAGTAGAAATTCTCCTACGGGCGATCGACCGTTTTTGGAAACGGCTGCCGAAATCAAAAGGCACTACTCGGCAAGGCTGA
- a CDS encoding anthranilate synthase component II: MRIFVLDNYDSFTYNLVQRLGEINPELEIAVERNDQITVEQIERWNPDRIIISPGPCTPSEAGISVECVRYFAGRVPLLGVCLGHQSIGQAFGARIVRARRLMHGKTDMIYHDQKGLFEGIENPFVATRYHSLVIEPESLPECFEVCAWSFLPDGSPEIMGIRHKEYPVFGVQFHPESFLTAAGPAILERFLILSDKNVKIS; the protein is encoded by the coding sequence GTGCGTATTTTTGTGCTGGACAATTACGATTCGTTCACCTACAACCTTGTGCAACGGTTAGGGGAAATCAACCCCGAGTTGGAGATTGCTGTAGAGCGAAATGATCAGATAACCGTCGAACAGATCGAGCGCTGGAACCCGGACCGGATCATCATTTCACCAGGCCCCTGCACCCCGTCAGAAGCCGGGATATCGGTGGAGTGCGTCCGCTATTTTGCAGGACGGGTGCCGCTTCTGGGGGTCTGTCTGGGGCATCAGTCCATCGGGCAGGCGTTTGGTGCGAGGATCGTCCGGGCGAGGCGGCTGATGCATGGCAAGACGGACATGATCTACCATGATCAGAAGGGGCTGTTTGAGGGGATCGAAAATCCCTTTGTGGCGACCCGTTACCATAGTTTGGTGATCGAACCCGAGTCGCTGCCCGAATGTTTCGAGGTCTGTGCATGGTCGTTTCTCCCGGATGGCAGCCCCGAAATCATGGGCATTCGGCATAAGGAGTATCCCGTTTTCGGAGTGCAGTTCCATCCGGAAAGTTTCCTCACTGCGGCCGGTCCGGCCATTTTGGAAAGATTTCTCATCCTGAGCGACAAGAACGTGAAGATAAGCTGA
- a CDS encoding FliM/FliN family flagellar motor switch protein, with translation MAHPKLVAILECLKTAREEVEASFQRTFDQNFRLGNIDRTESLQEQKEVLRKATSTRGLSVEFHFEGFRVEIFLPDEAEVIPKWAENPDPTGKAKLATLAQELGILLFPPDWPLRESAARVVPAFTATELPEDSPGMLLPVNMGNRELPMLIRLLGEEATAYAPVTPQAPPRDQPASTEKLAASTAGVATPPPARTRGAGAHPVRARILPLLTRSLLKIKLPVEVILARTRKPLAEILQLAPGTIIQFNKSCDEPLELAVNGYVIARGEAVKVGDKFGLRILEMTLPPERYVVLSGRTSSRTEDARKVSTTK, from the coding sequence ATGGCCCATCCGAAGTTGGTTGCAATTCTGGAATGCCTCAAAACGGCTCGCGAGGAGGTTGAGGCCTCCTTTCAAAGAACATTCGACCAAAACTTCAGGCTAGGAAACATAGACAGAACGGAGTCTCTACAAGAACAGAAGGAGGTCCTGAGAAAGGCAACCTCCACGCGGGGCCTGTCCGTAGAGTTTCATTTCGAGGGTTTCCGGGTCGAGATCTTTCTCCCTGACGAGGCAGAGGTCATTCCAAAATGGGCCGAGAATCCTGATCCTACGGGAAAGGCTAAGCTGGCGACGCTCGCCCAGGAACTCGGCATCCTCCTTTTTCCCCCTGATTGGCCGCTGCGGGAGAGTGCTGCCCGTGTTGTTCCGGCCTTCACCGCGACAGAGTTGCCGGAAGACTCGCCCGGGATGCTGCTGCCGGTGAACATGGGCAACCGGGAGTTGCCGATGTTGATCAGGTTATTGGGAGAAGAGGCGACGGCATATGCCCCAGTGACGCCACAAGCACCTCCTCGAGACCAGCCAGCCTCAACCGAAAAGTTAGCTGCGAGCACAGCCGGAGTTGCGACGCCACCGCCAGCACGCACGAGGGGTGCTGGAGCTCATCCTGTGCGGGCCAGGATTCTCCCACTTTTGACCCGTAGCCTCCTGAAGATCAAGCTACCTGTCGAGGTCATTCTGGCTCGAACACGTAAGCCTCTCGCTGAAATCCTCCAACTGGCCCCAGGGACGATCATTCAGTTCAACAAGTCGTGCGATGAACCCCTTGAACTCGCCGTCAATGGTTATGTCATTGCCCGGGGAGAGGCGGTCAAGGTAGGAGATAAATTCGGCCTGCGCATTCTGGAAATGACACTGCCACCCGAACGGTACGTGGTCCTTTCCGGACGAACTTCCTCCCGAACCGAAGACGCCCGAAAAGTCTCCACCACTAAATAG
- a CDS encoding PQQ-binding-like beta-propeller repeat protein, with translation MEKISRHSATWIATAFGLLTCVPLVSYAHESWPRFRGPNGSGIYRTHEFPVVFSANSFLWTAELAGIGHSSPVIANGRVFTASANQQTGEQILEAWDLLSGTKLWSRPLPGHVFPKHEFNSFASSTPALDGARLYYAWAVPESLHVVALSQSDGTVVWEVDLGPFVSQHGFGASPILYKDLVILPDEQDQESSVVALDAATGKIRWKTPRRTQKTAYSTPCLMETDGASSQLILTSWAHGIASLDPESGQPLWELNLFHNRTVGSPVVVGDVIAASSGEGGIGREMFVVRSPSSSTERPEVLYEVKSNIPYVPTPVAYEGKLYLLYDKGVMSCLELSTGALLWRNRLPGEYFSSPVILGGKIYCISRTGTVVVLATSEQFRLLGTSELGEGTHSTPAVADGILLIRTFRKLFAVKAIGHLHAGL, from the coding sequence ATGGAAAAAATTTCACGGCATTCGGCGACCTGGATCGCGACCGCCTTTGGTCTGTTGACATGCGTCCCATTAGTCTCATATGCCCATGAAAGCTGGCCACGGTTTCGGGGACCGAACGGCTCGGGCATTTACAGGACTCACGAGTTTCCTGTTGTTTTTTCCGCCAATTCATTTTTGTGGACTGCCGAATTGGCGGGCATTGGCCATTCTTCTCCCGTCATCGCAAATGGTCGGGTGTTTACGGCATCTGCAAATCAGCAGACCGGAGAGCAGATACTGGAAGCGTGGGACTTGCTTTCCGGAACAAAGCTTTGGTCGCGGCCACTTCCCGGCCATGTTTTCCCAAAACACGAATTCAACAGTTTCGCCTCGTCCACTCCGGCGCTGGACGGAGCGCGGTTGTATTATGCCTGGGCGGTCCCGGAATCCTTACATGTGGTGGCCCTCAGCCAGAGCGACGGAACTGTGGTCTGGGAGGTTGATCTCGGTCCTTTCGTGTCGCAGCATGGGTTTGGGGCTTCTCCCATCCTGTATAAGGACCTGGTAATCCTTCCCGATGAACAGGATCAGGAAAGCAGCGTGGTGGCGCTGGATGCGGCCACGGGAAAAATTCGCTGGAAAACACCGCGACGGACGCAGAAAACGGCTTACTCCACGCCTTGCCTCATGGAAACAGATGGGGCAAGCTCGCAACTGATTCTGACGAGCTGGGCGCATGGCATCGCGAGCCTCGATCCGGAATCCGGTCAGCCATTATGGGAGTTGAATCTCTTTCATAATCGAACCGTGGGGTCTCCCGTAGTGGTGGGTGACGTTATTGCGGCTTCCTCGGGCGAGGGAGGGATTGGGCGTGAAATGTTCGTCGTTCGATCTCCCAGTTCCTCCACCGAAAGACCCGAAGTATTGTACGAAGTCAAAAGCAACATTCCCTATGTACCTACTCCTGTGGCATACGAGGGCAAGCTCTACCTCCTCTATGACAAGGGTGTCATGAGCTGTCTAGAGCTGAGCACTGGCGCACTCCTCTGGCGAAATCGATTGCCGGGGGAATACTTCAGTTCTCCTGTCATTTTGGGTGGAAAGATTTACTGCATTTCCCGAACGGGAACGGTGGTTGTTCTGGCCACTAGTGAGCAGTTTCGCCTCCTTGGCACGAGCGAATTGGGTGAGGGAACACACAGCACACCGGCAGTGGCGGACGGCATCCTCCTCATCCGCACGTTTCGCAAACTGTTTGCTGTAAAAGCGATAGGTCATTTGCACGCAGGCCTTTGA
- a CDS encoding dTDP-4-dehydrorhamnose 3,5-epimerase family protein, whose product MSEVLFREGQIEGVQIRPLRRFSDARGWLVELFRHDELVPELYPVMAYVSETLPGVVRGPHEHRDQTDYFAFIGPGDFKLYLWDYRRDSPTYLVAQKLIVGESNAVCVTIPPGVVHAYKNISDRPGLVFNAPNRLYAGWGKKEKVDEIRYEDLSDSPFVID is encoded by the coding sequence ATGTCTGAAGTGCTATTTCGTGAGGGTCAAATCGAGGGAGTTCAGATTCGTCCTTTGCGACGTTTCTCTGACGCGCGGGGATGGCTCGTGGAGTTGTTCCGTCACGATGAGCTCGTCCCAGAACTCTATCCGGTGATGGCTTACGTCAGTGAAACCCTTCCTGGCGTTGTTCGTGGACCTCACGAACACCGAGACCAAACAGATTATTTTGCCTTTATTGGGCCGGGTGATTTCAAGCTCTATCTGTGGGACTACCGAAGGGATTCGCCCACCTACTTGGTAGCTCAGAAACTGATTGTGGGCGAATCGAACGCGGTGTGTGTCACCATTCCCCCAGGGGTGGTCCACGCGTATAAGAACATTTCTGACAGGCCAGGGCTGGTCTTCAACGCACCAAATCGGCTTTATGCGGGATGGGGCAAAAAGGAGAAAGTGGACGAGATTCGATACGAAGATCTTTCCGATTCACCGTTCGTTATCGACTGA